A genomic segment from Triticum dicoccoides isolate Atlit2015 ecotype Zavitan chromosome 1A, WEW_v2.0, whole genome shotgun sequence encodes:
- the LOC119281142 gene encoding glucan endo-1,3-beta-glucosidase 14-like, which produces MRARDDAPMERRMIAAARRFLFFDPSSSSLLLCLLLSLLSANNGIVSAANAPLKFGINYGQIANNLPHPAQVSGLIRSLNVNRVKLYDADPAVLTAFAGTGVEFTISNGDLLNMSDAGNARAWVAQNVQPFLPDTRITCVILGNEVLSGTDAAAMQSLLPAMQAVHQALVDLGLDGQVNVSTSQSVNVLASSYPPSAGAFREEVVQYMRPLLDFLAEVGSPFLINAYPFFAYKASPGSVSLPYVLFEPNPGAHDPGTNLTYDNMLYAQIDAVYAAMEAMGHKDIAVRISETGWPSAGDADEVGATVQNAATYNGNLMKRVAAGQGTPLRPDVPVDVLVFALFNENMKNGQASERNYGLFYPNGTSVYDLGFDAASFSPSPRASGFSSSSKPTMQMSFPVGVVVLLAAFLL; this is translated from the exons ATGCGAGCAAGGGACGACGCGCCAATGGAGAGGAGGATGATCGCTGCCGCCCGTCGCTTCTTATTCTTCGACCCGTCTTCTTCCTCGCTTCTGCTGTGCCTCCTGCTCTCGCTCCTCTCAG CCAACAATGGCATTGTATCGGCGGCGAATGCGCCACTCAAGTTCGGCATCAACTACGGCCAGATAGCGAACAACCTCCCGCACCCGGCGCAGGTGTCCGGCCTCATCCGGTCGCTCAACGTCAATAGGGTCAAGCTCTATGACGCCGACCCGGCCGTCCTCACGGCCTTCGCCGGCACAGGCGTCGAGTTCACCATCAGCAACGGGGACCTCCTCAATATGTCCGACGCCGGCAACGCGCGCGCATGGGTGGCGCAGAACGTCCAGCCCTTCCTCCCGGACACCCGCATCACCTGCGTCATCCTCGGCAACGAGGTGCTCTCCGGCACAGACGCGGCCGCCATGCAGAGCCTCCTCCCCGCCATGCAGGCCGTGCACCAGGCGCTGGTGGACCTGGGCCTCGACGGCCAGGTGAACGTGTCGACGTCCCAGTCCGTCAACGTGCTCGCCAGCAGCTACCCGCCGTCGGCCGGCGCGTTCCGGGAGGAGGTCGTGCAGTACATGCGGCCGCTGCTGGACTTCCTCGCCGAGGTCGGCTCGCCGTTCCTGATCAACGCGTACCCGTTCTTCGCCTACAAGGCCAGCCCCGGGAGCGTGTCGCTGCCGTATGTGCTGTTCGAGCCCAACCCCGGTGCGCACGACCCCGGCACCAACCTCACCTACGACAACATGCTCTACGCCCAGATCGACGCCGTGTAcgcggccatggaggccatggGGCACAAGGACATCGCCGTGAGGATCTCCGAGACCGGGTGGCCGTCCGCCGGGGACGCCGACGAGGTGGGCGCCACCGTGCAGAACGCCGCCACGTACAACGGGAACCTCATGAAGAGGGTCGCGGCGGGCCAGGGGACGCCGCTGAGGCCGGACGTGCCCGTGGACGTGCTCGTCTTCGCCCTGTTCAACGAGAACATGAAGAACGGGCAGGCGTCCGAGAGGAACTACGGGCTGTTCTACCCCAACGGCACGTCGGTGTACGACCTCGGGTTCGACGCGGCGTCGTTCAGCCCGTCGCCGAGGGCatcggggttttcctcttcttccaAGCCGACG ATGCAGATGTCTTTTCCGGTGGGGGTGGTTGTCCTGCTTGCAGCATTTCTCTTGTAA